CTGAGTCGCATCAAGCCGCGGCGAAGGGTGCAGCGCCGTACAGGCGGACCAGGTGCGCCGCCACCTCGGGCATGGCCTTGTGCAGCGTGGCCGGATCGCTGAAGTGGTACTCGGTGACCACCGCGAAGAACTCCTCCGGCGCCTCGGCCGCGTAGGGATCGATCGCGCTTGGCAGCCCCGCTTCCACGTTTGCCACCAGCCCCTCGTAGGCATGCTGGAAATCGCCCGCCCATTCCAGCTGCCAGTCGCGCGGCAGCGGCGGAGTGCCATCGAGCACGCCGTCAAGCGCGTCCAGCTTGTGGGCGATTTCGTGGGCGGCCACGCAGAACCCGGCGCGCGGATTGGCGCAGTCCGCCATGACATCCGCCCAGGACAGGATCACCGGGCCCGCCTCCCAGGCCTCGCCGATCAACTCGTCGCTGCCTTCGTGCAGCACACCGGCGGCGTCCATGTGGCTGCGCTCGACCCGGAACGCGTCCGGGTAGACGATCAGC
The genomic region above belongs to Lysobacter avium and contains:
- a CDS encoding M90 family metallopeptidase, yielding MAQFPAGHVPLGRIPFAGLGCAGPIASKCFDPNPVIRLMRRWWRPPAPIDASVWAEVRVALPWVAALDGERDQRLHALASLFLNEKTITPVAGLQLGRTQRAMLAALCCLPLLEFGEEGLHGWSQLIVYPDAFRVERSHMDAAGVLHEGSDELIGEAWEAGPVILSWADVMADCANPRAGFCVAAHEIAHKLDALDGVLDGTPPLPRDWQLEWAGDFQHAYEGLVANVEAGLPSAIDPYAAEAPEEFFAVVTEYHFSDPATLHKAMPEVAAHLVRLYGAAPFAAA